The following coding sequences lie in one Nerophis lumbriciformis linkage group LG02, RoL_Nlum_v2.1, whole genome shotgun sequence genomic window:
- the slc3a1 gene encoding amino acid transporter heavy chain SLC3A1, producing MELEKGTLNPAFQDVEGGEQMENSSTMIEPGEKVVPESLKESFEPVEEYTQIKPYAGMPKEVLLLYSSQACYRIPREILFWLTIACTLALLALTITVVALSPRCLSWWQVSPVYQVYPRSFRDSDGDGVGDLKGIQEKLGHFEYLNVKSVCVAPFYRSPMKDFGYDVEDYRAIDPLFGTMRDFEDLLAEMHKLGLKLIMDFIPNHTSDKHRWFNLSRARDPHYEDYYVWADCNATGPKPNNWVSEFGNSSWTYDEVRGQCYLHQFLKEQPDLNLRNLHVRQEMLDIMSFWLEKGVDGFRMGAVKRLLEAAHLRDEPQVDPHQPPELVTSEWELHHDYTTTQLGLHDLLREWRAHMDVYSREPGRYRLMVTESYDDQEVDKTMMYYGTPQVKESDFPFNFYLMDLPGNSSGVRLKHLVHLWMGNMPEGRWPNWMVGNHDEPRIASTAGQSYIGVINMLLLTLPGTPTTYYGEEIGMENINVTQSQIQDPAGRYNASASRDPQRSPMQWSSASNAGFTNRTNATWLPVHPDYSNVNVEDQKQDEGSLLSRYRLLNTLRQSEPALQRGWFCYVHADDHVFSYIRELDGLDRAFLLVLNLGKESAVTDLSAVGELPEQLEVLMSTDVANDRKAVHKSQIQTQAGEGLLMRFSARARFNTNHPSQCYVSEKACYLSVMDILYTC from the exons ATGGAGCTGGAAAAGGGCACCCTGAATCCGGCCTTCCAGGACGTGGAAGGCGGCGAGCAAATGGAGAACAGCAGCACTATGATAGAACCAGGGGAGAAGGTGGTGCCAGAGTCCCTCAAGGAGAGCTTTGAACCGGTGGAGGAGTACACCCAGATCAAGCCGTACGCCGGCATGCCCAAGGAGGTGCTGCTCCTCTACTCCTCCCAGGCCTGCTACAGAATACCGAGAGAGATCCTGTTCTGGCTGACAATAGCCTGCACGCTGGCACTGTTGGCGCTCACTATCACCGTGGTGGCGCTGTCCCCACGTTGCCTCAGTTGGTGGCAGGTGTCCCCCGTCTACCAGGTCTACCCACGCTCCTTCCGAGACTCGGACGGAGACGGCGTCGGAGACCTCAAAG gcaTTCAGGAGAAGCTGGGTCATTTCGAGTACCTGAACGTCAAGTCGGTCTGCGTCGCCCCCTTCTACCGCTCTCCCATGAAAGACTTCGGCTACGACGTGGAAGATTACCGCGCCATCGACCCTCTTTTTGGGACCATGCGGGACTTTGAGGACCTCTTGGCTGAAATGCACAAATTAG GTTTGAAGCTGATTATGGATTTCATCCCCAATCACACCAGCGACAAACACCGCTGGTTCAACCTGAGCCGCGCCAGAGATCCACACTATGAGGACTACTACGTCTGGGCTGACTGCAATGCCACCGGACCCAAGCCCAACAACTGG GTGAGCGAGTTTGGGAACTCGTCGTGGACATACGACGAAGTTCGAGGACAGTGTTACCTGCACCAGTTCCTCAAGGAACAACCCGACCTGAACTTGAGGAACCTTCATGTCCGCCAAGAGATGCTT GATATCATGAGTTTCTGGCTGGAGAAGGGGGTGGACGGCTTCCGAATGGGTGCGGTCAAGCGCCTCCTGGAGGCCGCACACCTGAGGGATGAACCCCAGGTGGACCCACACCAGCCGCCT GAGTTGGTGACCTCGGAGTGGGAGCTCCACCATGACTACACCACCACTCAGCTGGGCCTGCATGACCTGCTGAGGGAGTGGAGGGCTCACATGGACGTCTACAGCCGGGAGCCTGGCAGATACCG GCTGATGGTGACCGAGTCCTACGATGACCAGGAGGTGGACAAAACCATGATGTACTACGGCACACCTCAGGTGAAAGAGAGCGACTTTCCCTTCAACTTCTACCTCATGGACCTGCCTGGCAACAGCAGCGGCGTGAGGCTCAAACATCTGGTCCACCTCTGGATGGGAAACATGCCCGAAGGACGCTGGCCCAATTGGATG GTAGGGAACCACGACGAGCCTCGCATCGCCTCCACCGCGGGTCAGAGCTACATTGGCGTCATCAACATGCTCCTGCTGACACTTCCTGGCACGCCGACCACCTACTATGGCGAGGAGATCGGCATGGAGAACATCAACGTGACCCAGAGTCAGATTCAAGACCCTGCAGGCAGATACAATGCG AGCGCCAGTAGAGACCCTCAGCGTTCTCCCATGCAGTGGAGTTCTGCATCCAACGCAGGCTTCACCAACAGAACCAACGCCACGTGGTTGCCCGTGCACCCCGACTACAGCAACGTCAACGTGGAG GACCAGAAGCAAGACGAAGGTTCGCTCCTGTCCCGGTACCGACTCCTGAATACGCTGCGTCAGTCGGAGCCGGCTCTTCAACGAGGCTGGTTCTGCTACGTCCACGCAGATGACCACGTCTTCTCCTACATCCGAGAACTGGACGGGCTGGACCGCGCCTTCCTCCTGGTGCTCAATTTGGGCAAGGAGTCGGCCGTCACGGATCTCTCCGCTGTCGGCGAGCTGCCCGAGCAGCTGGAGGTTCTGATGAGCACCGACGTAGCCAACGACCGCAAAGCGGTGCACAAATCTCAGATCCAGACCCAGGCTGGAGAGGGTTTGCTGATGCGGTTCTCGGCCCGCGCTCGGTTTAACACCAACCATCCCAGCCAGTGTTACGTGTCTGAGAAGGCCTGTTATTTAAGTGTCATGGACATTCTCTATACCTGCTAA